A window from Planococcus maritimus encodes these proteins:
- a CDS encoding DUF4870 domain-containing protein: MEKIGLKVLVHASAFFAPFLVPVIVFFVAMLVTDDQELKKLSIQALLFQLVMGALIFASTLLTAVLIGFPLLLLFGAIGIIVPIMAIIKALQNEPYDYPIVGSWYQ; this comes from the coding sequence ATGGAGAAAATCGGGTTAAAAGTACTCGTCCACGCCAGTGCGTTTTTTGCCCCGTTTCTTGTCCCGGTCATCGTCTTTTTCGTCGCGATGTTGGTCACAGACGATCAAGAGTTGAAGAAATTGTCGATTCAAGCCTTGCTGTTCCAATTGGTTATGGGTGCCTTGATATTCGCGTCGACTTTATTGACGGCCGTATTGATCGGGTTCCCGCTCTTGCTCTTGTTCGGCGCTATCGGAATCATCGTGCCGATCATGGCGATCATCAAAGCTTTGCAAAACGAGCCATACGATTATCCGATCGTCGGTTCATGGTACCAATAA
- a CDS encoding YtoQ family protein, whose translation MRLTVYLAGEIHSSWRDEIKKKSLALDLPIDFVGPMEDHDRSDNIGEEILGEQPGAVFKDAAASSFNNLRTSVLMEKSDLVIALFGEQYKQWNTAMDASAALASHKPLIVIRPEKLHHPLKELSQKANATVETCDQAIKALSYIFE comes from the coding sequence ATGAGATTAACCGTTTACCTTGCAGGCGAAATCCACAGTTCGTGGCGTGATGAAATCAAAAAGAAATCCTTGGCACTCGATTTGCCGATCGATTTTGTCGGCCCAATGGAAGACCATGACCGCTCTGACAATATCGGTGAAGAAATCCTTGGCGAACAGCCGGGCGCTGTTTTTAAAGACGCGGCGGCTTCAAGTTTCAATAATTTGCGGACGAGTGTCTTGATGGAAAAATCGGACCTCGTCATCGCCCTTTTCGGCGAACAGTACAAGCAGTGGAACACGGCGATGGATGCAAGTGCTGCATTGGCAAGCCATAAGCCGCTCATTGTGATCCGTCCTGAGAAATTGCACCATCCGTTAAAAGAGTTGTCCCAAAAAGCCAATGCCACGGTCGAAACTTGCGACCAGGCGATCAAGGCTTTGTCTTATATTTTCGAGTAA
- a CDS encoding transcriptional regulator — MKAQLLKAFKYQQLIDMMYIANDGTISKRRVKILKVSGDSFQAYCFLRREKRHFKIDHVLSCIPVQVKERQIV, encoded by the coding sequence ATGAAAGCACAGCTTCTAAAGGCATTCAAATATCAGCAATTAATCGACATGATGTATATCGCCAACGACGGCACCATCAGTAAGCGGCGGGTCAAAATTCTAAAAGTTAGCGGAGATTCCTTCCAGGCATATTGTTTTTTGCGCCGCGAGAAACGCCACTTCAAAATTGACCACGTGCTTTCATGCATCCCTGTCCAAGTAAAAGAACGCCAAATTGTCTGA
- a CDS encoding exonuclease SbcCD subunit D, producing MKFIHTADWHLGKLVQGVHMTEDQRLVLAQLIETIEQERPDALVIAGDLYDRAVPPTEAVRLLDDTLTKIVLDMKVPVIAVAGNHDSPSRLDFGSRALKSNGLHIAGPIRSEFEPVVLKDESGEIHFHLVPYTDPSMVRHVFEEPDIKTHDDAMKAITGRIAEHMDPAARHVFVGHAFVTPRGEQEDNTSDSERPLAIGGAEHVSAQHFEPFDYTALGHLHKAHYVLNETIRYSGSPMKYSISEEHHQKGFLIVDLAADGSATVEKRLFAAKRDMRSVEGTIAEITAHDRSEDYVFVTLLDETPVLYPMEKVRSVYPNAMHVQRKTFAKEAGESTIGNRRKMDPMQLFNAFYEEVKGDAPSAETTELFGEVLQEFLHADSEREEVKS from the coding sequence ATGAAATTTATCCATACTGCTGACTGGCATTTGGGCAAGCTGGTACAGGGCGTACATATGACAGAAGACCAGCGATTGGTGCTGGCACAATTGATTGAAACCATCGAACAAGAGCGGCCGGACGCGCTCGTGATTGCCGGTGACTTGTATGATCGAGCCGTGCCGCCGACAGAAGCGGTCCGTTTGCTGGACGATACACTCACGAAAATCGTACTGGATATGAAAGTGCCGGTTATTGCCGTGGCAGGCAACCATGACAGCCCCAGCCGCTTGGATTTCGGGAGCCGTGCATTGAAAAGCAACGGTCTTCATATCGCAGGGCCGATCCGCTCTGAGTTCGAGCCGGTCGTGCTGAAGGATGAATCAGGAGAAATCCATTTCCACCTAGTGCCGTACACAGATCCATCGATGGTGCGCCACGTCTTTGAAGAGCCCGATATTAAGACGCATGATGACGCGATGAAGGCGATCACGGGGCGTATTGCCGAGCATATGGATCCAGCGGCGCGCCATGTGTTTGTCGGCCATGCTTTCGTGACGCCGCGCGGGGAACAAGAAGACAATACGAGTGATTCCGAACGGCCGCTTGCCATCGGCGGTGCTGAACATGTCAGCGCGCAGCATTTCGAGCCGTTCGATTACACGGCGCTTGGCCATTTGCATAAAGCGCATTACGTATTGAACGAAACGATCCGCTATTCGGGGTCACCGATGAAGTATTCGATATCGGAAGAGCATCATCAAAAAGGATTCCTCATCGTCGACTTGGCGGCAGACGGTTCGGCCACAGTAGAAAAGCGCTTGTTCGCTGCCAAACGCGATATGCGTTCTGTTGAAGGGACCATCGCAGAAATTACGGCGCATGATAGAAGTGAAGATTATGTCTTCGTTACTTTGCTCGACGAAACGCCTGTTTTATACCCGATGGAAAAAGTGCGTTCGGTGTACCCGAATGCGATGCATGTACAACGCAAAACGTTCGCGAAAGAAGCGGGAGAGTCGACCATTGGCAACCGCCGGAAAATGGACCCGATGCAATTATTCAATGCTTTTTATGAAGAAGTAAAAGGCGATGCGCCTTCTGCGGAGACTACAGAACTATTCGGCGAAGTGTTGCAGGAGTTTTTGCACGCCGACTCTGAGCGGGAAGAGGTGAAATCATGA
- a CDS encoding SbcC/MukB-like Walker B domain-containing protein gives MRPVKLKLTAFGPYRDSEEINFEDLEGNRLFVISGSTGSGKTSIFDGICFALYGSASGTDRSEPKNLRSDFAKDSVHTSAELTFEVHGTTYRILRQMSHVKQGNKSATGERYEFFEITPTGEKPCVERQIVSELNRRIEEILGLTFSQFNQIVMLPQGEFRKLLTSETDNKEAILRKIFRTEPYRLMAERLKHKKDEAQERFKAQQIRYKEQVQAIMGSLPQRDSVLFEVFAQSEFQRNQLLTGLEGEISHYRSESANLQERYRKSYDVHNQKMAEFHEAKGWNERFDELELKQRHLRELDQQAPAVKEWELKITAADQASMITGLEEQVMELAANEHRKREELLRAETAEQQAQEKKRQAQQVKDVEESRQEERQTAQQALIRLHDMESGVSELEQQRLMVQQFERAAIQAKTVLQQTDEQAATLEAQVSKTRSLIQQLEEKLEHADSKRDQKDRLAEQQRVVSEYLRLEQKLESLSQQALVDKAKFEQAQQAYQSMEHDWFANQAALLASTLHDGEACPVCGSFDHPAKQQDGSATVNQEAMEQAKQELSQREQKFRRTEAEEATVWDQAAAKRQELDSMSIPAQQAIAQLESIQAQQQSLNEELAHLQSDKEQLRKQKMHSQELEEKLSTLKKQQIEVQQNAQEKRSAYESSDAVFRSKREAIPEALREPGSLQAEIAKAQQTKDRLETVWQQAQEALQIAERQVSEAVVSLRHSKQSVQEVQEKSRDAESRFEEALAKSAFVSKSAYEQAKLDAARYEELKKKIEQYKQDRHTTERQLAELESLLNGRERIDVSNAEQTLDELKADYERALSEFNTSKEYNKKAQAFFDEVSEASAKEAAAEAAFVRIVDLYDTIRGQNDVKLSFERYLQIEYLEQILEAANERLKHLSNGQFHLTRSDRQEARGKQSGLGLDVYDAYTGQARDVKTMSGGEKFNASLCLALGMADVIQSFEGNVSIDTMFIDEGFGSLDEESLNKAIETLVDLQKSGRMIGVISHVQELKAAIPAILEVEKTKEGISRTRFQLK, from the coding sequence ATGAGACCGGTCAAATTAAAACTGACGGCATTCGGCCCGTACCGTGATAGCGAAGAAATCAATTTCGAAGACTTAGAAGGCAATCGCCTCTTCGTCATTTCTGGCAGCACCGGTTCCGGAAAGACGAGTATTTTCGACGGCATTTGTTTTGCACTTTACGGCTCAGCAAGCGGAACAGATAGAAGCGAACCGAAAAACCTGCGCAGCGATTTCGCCAAGGATTCGGTTCATACTTCAGCTGAGTTGACCTTTGAAGTTCACGGCACCACTTACCGTATCTTGCGCCAAATGAGCCACGTGAAACAAGGCAATAAAAGCGCGACCGGTGAGCGCTATGAATTTTTCGAGATTACCCCCACAGGCGAAAAGCCGTGTGTCGAGCGGCAAATCGTCTCGGAGCTCAATCGCCGTATCGAAGAGATTCTGGGACTGACTTTTTCACAGTTCAACCAAATCGTCATGCTGCCGCAAGGGGAGTTCCGAAAGCTCCTGACGTCTGAGACGGACAATAAAGAAGCAATCTTACGGAAGATTTTCCGCACCGAACCTTACCGGCTGATGGCTGAGCGGCTTAAACACAAAAAAGACGAGGCGCAGGAACGCTTTAAAGCGCAGCAAATACGCTACAAAGAGCAAGTGCAGGCAATAATGGGTTCTTTGCCACAGCGAGATTCGGTTCTTTTTGAGGTGTTTGCGCAAAGTGAGTTTCAGCGCAACCAATTGCTCACGGGGCTAGAAGGGGAAATCAGCCATTACCGGTCAGAGAGCGCAAACCTGCAAGAGCGCTACCGGAAATCCTACGATGTTCACAATCAAAAAATGGCCGAATTCCATGAAGCAAAAGGCTGGAATGAGCGCTTCGATGAATTGGAATTGAAACAGCGCCATTTGCGGGAGTTGGACCAACAAGCTCCTGCGGTCAAAGAATGGGAACTGAAAATCACAGCAGCTGACCAGGCGAGCATGATCACTGGCTTGGAAGAGCAGGTAATGGAACTTGCGGCCAACGAGCACCGAAAACGTGAAGAGTTGCTTCGCGCGGAAACAGCTGAACAGCAAGCCCAAGAAAAGAAGCGGCAGGCACAACAAGTAAAAGATGTGGAAGAGAGCCGTCAAGAAGAGCGGCAAACTGCGCAGCAAGCGTTGATCCGATTGCACGATATGGAGTCTGGTGTATCGGAACTCGAACAGCAACGCTTGATGGTACAACAATTTGAGCGGGCAGCGATTCAGGCAAAGACCGTTTTACAGCAAACAGATGAACAAGCAGCAACGCTTGAAGCACAAGTATCGAAAACAAGGTCACTGATTCAGCAATTGGAAGAAAAACTTGAGCATGCCGATAGCAAGCGTGACCAAAAAGATCGCTTGGCGGAGCAGCAACGCGTCGTGTCAGAGTATCTTCGCTTGGAGCAAAAACTCGAAAGCTTGTCACAACAAGCGCTTGTAGATAAAGCCAAGTTCGAACAGGCACAACAAGCTTACCAATCGATGGAGCATGATTGGTTCGCCAACCAGGCGGCCCTGCTGGCATCGACTTTGCATGACGGGGAAGCGTGCCCGGTTTGTGGAAGCTTTGACCATCCGGCAAAACAGCAAGATGGTTCTGCCACCGTGAACCAGGAAGCGATGGAGCAGGCCAAACAAGAGTTGTCACAACGTGAGCAGAAATTCCGTAGAACAGAAGCGGAAGAAGCCACGGTGTGGGATCAGGCGGCAGCGAAGCGTCAAGAGTTGGATTCGATGTCGATTCCTGCACAACAAGCCATCGCTCAACTAGAGTCAATCCAGGCGCAGCAACAATCGCTCAATGAAGAGCTTGCCCACCTGCAGTCTGATAAAGAACAGCTGCGCAAGCAGAAAATGCATAGCCAGGAACTAGAAGAGAAGCTTTCGACATTAAAGAAACAGCAGATAGAAGTGCAGCAGAACGCGCAGGAGAAACGTTCGGCTTACGAATCGAGCGATGCTGTATTTCGCAGCAAGCGTGAGGCGATTCCAGAAGCGCTCCGTGAACCCGGCTCTCTTCAAGCGGAAATCGCCAAAGCGCAGCAAACAAAAGACCGCTTAGAAACCGTTTGGCAACAAGCGCAGGAAGCCTTGCAAATAGCCGAGCGGCAAGTATCAGAAGCGGTCGTGTCACTTCGCCATAGCAAGCAATCCGTACAAGAAGTACAGGAAAAGAGTAGGGATGCCGAAAGCCGTTTCGAGGAAGCGTTGGCGAAATCTGCCTTTGTCTCAAAATCCGCTTATGAGCAAGCCAAGCTCGACGCCGCTCGCTACGAGGAATTGAAAAAGAAAATTGAGCAGTACAAACAAGACCGCCACACGACCGAACGTCAATTGGCAGAGCTTGAAAGTCTGCTCAATGGCCGTGAACGCATCGACGTATCGAATGCGGAACAGACACTTGATGAGTTGAAGGCTGATTACGAACGGGCGCTTTCCGAATTCAATACATCCAAAGAATACAACAAAAAAGCGCAAGCGTTCTTCGATGAAGTGTCTGAAGCGTCTGCAAAAGAAGCTGCGGCCGAGGCAGCGTTTGTTCGCATCGTCGACCTCTACGATACGATTCGCGGGCAGAACGATGTGAAGCTGTCCTTTGAGCGCTATTTGCAAATTGAGTATTTGGAACAAATACTTGAAGCGGCCAATGAACGGCTCAAGCACTTATCAAACGGGCAATTCCATTTGACGAGAAGCGACAGGCAGGAAGCGCGCGGGAAGCAAAGCGGGCTCGGCCTGGATGTGTACGATGCCTATACGGGGCAGGCGCGCGACGTCAAAACGATGTCCGGCGGCGAGAAGTTCAACGCCTCACTATGTCTCGCGCTCGGAATGGCCGATGTCATCCAGAGCTTTGAAGGCAATGTGTCAATCGACACGATGTTTATCGACGAAGGCTTCGGTTCGTTGGATGAAGAGTCGCTGAATAAAGCCATTGAAACCTTGGTGGACTTGCAAAAGTCTGGTCGGATGATCGGCGTCATTTCCCACGTGCAAGAATTGAAAGCAGCGATTCCGGCAATTTTGGAAGTGGAAAAGACGAAAGAAGGCATTAGCCGGACCCGTTTCCAATTGAAATAA
- a CDS encoding STAS domain-containing protein yields the protein MGEISRELHDFILKNKNSMVEEWLATRGNHANTVYSASASEETIEKLKTESLGFIEAVTAIFIHDKEESLAYVEDWSSTIAKERAQQSVPLYEVMEHLGQLRKIYWNYVRKFFEEVEKAGSRDALRWSEMLNDVFDFIVESFARHHHEAHQRLLASQQEVIDELSSPVIPIRNGVGILPLVGGIDTYRAKVILETALEESAKQKLTILYIDLSAVPIVDTMVAHQLFQLMDSLRIIGVESVLSGIRPEIAQTAVTLGIDFKNIKVYANLMQALDALE from the coding sequence ATGGGAGAAATTAGCAGAGAACTACATGATTTCATTCTGAAAAATAAAAACTCCATGGTGGAAGAGTGGCTAGCCACTCGCGGCAATCATGCGAATACCGTTTACTCCGCCAGTGCATCTGAAGAGACGATCGAGAAGCTGAAAACAGAATCACTTGGCTTTATTGAAGCGGTAACGGCGATTTTTATCCACGATAAAGAAGAATCCCTTGCTTATGTAGAAGATTGGTCCTCAACCATCGCAAAAGAACGTGCCCAGCAATCCGTACCTCTGTACGAAGTGATGGAGCACCTTGGCCAATTGCGCAAAATCTATTGGAATTATGTCCGTAAGTTTTTCGAGGAAGTCGAAAAAGCGGGCAGCCGGGATGCTCTGCGCTGGAGTGAGATGTTGAATGATGTGTTCGACTTCATTGTCGAAAGTTTCGCGCGCCATCATCATGAAGCCCATCAGCGCTTGTTGGCGAGCCAGCAGGAAGTCATCGATGAGTTGAGCAGCCCGGTCATTCCGATCCGCAACGGGGTTGGGATTTTGCCACTGGTCGGCGGCATCGATACTTATCGCGCCAAAGTGATTTTGGAGACGGCGTTAGAAGAAAGCGCTAAGCAAAAACTGACGATCTTATACATCGACTTGTCTGCAGTTCCGATCGTCGACACGATGGTAGCCCATCAATTGTTCCAGCTGATGGACTCACTGAGAATCATCGGCGTGGAATCTGTGTTATCGGGAATTCGCCCTGAAATTGCACAGACCGCGGTCACGCTCGGTATCGATTTCAAAAATATCAAGGTCTATGCTAACCTCATGCAGGCGCTCGACGCGCTTGAATAA
- the trhA gene encoding PAQR family membrane homeostasis protein TrhA — MTAFIREPFNALSHLAGALLSFSALLAMAIKAAYSQAPAAHVTAVVIFGLSLILLYTASTVYHSVKARPAVIAFFRKLDHSMIFLLIAGSYAPFCLIALEGTLGWSIFAIVALLGISGILFKMIWFHSPRWLSTAIYILMGWIIVFAAAPLAASISAAGLWLLIAGGLLYTIGGVIYWLKPDFLSSRYLGFHEIFHIFILLGSTCHFLAVYLYVL, encoded by the coding sequence ATGACTGCATTTATCCGAGAACCTTTCAATGCTTTGTCCCATTTGGCAGGAGCCCTTTTGTCCTTTTCCGCTTTGCTCGCAATGGCCATCAAAGCCGCCTATTCGCAAGCACCTGCGGCACACGTGACAGCGGTCGTCATCTTCGGCCTCAGCTTGATCCTGCTATATACCGCTTCGACCGTTTACCATTCTGTTAAAGCGCGCCCTGCGGTCATCGCCTTTTTCCGCAAATTGGATCATTCCATGATTTTCTTGCTGATTGCTGGTTCCTACGCACCATTTTGCCTAATTGCGCTTGAAGGTACGCTTGGCTGGTCAATCTTCGCTATTGTGGCCTTGCTTGGCATTAGCGGCATCCTCTTCAAGATGATCTGGTTCCATTCCCCTCGCTGGCTATCGACCGCCATCTATATCCTCATGGGATGGATCATCGTCTTTGCAGCGGCTCCGCTAGCCGCAAGCATTTCCGCTGCTGGATTGTGGCTGCTCATTGCCGGAGGTCTTTTGTACACAATCGGCGGCGTCATCTATTGGCTCAAGCCTGATTTCCTTTCTTCCCGTTATCTAGGCTTCCACGAAATTTTCCATATTTTCATCTTGCTCGGAAGCACTTGCCATTTCCTAGCTGTTTACTTATATGTGTTGTAA
- a CDS encoding DUF1836 domain-containing protein has protein sequence MESIDRLISQLALDSQIRTSDIPKIDLYVDQVIQLFETAFHETKRYPDDKVLTKTMINNYAKGKLFYPVQQKKYTPDHIMLISLIYQMKSTLSINDVKKVLEKVNEQAQARELDLSAFYEIYLALQQGNHAAFKEELERQAEAVANTQSDEGGELSKVLFIASLVHKSNLYRRAAEKLADELVREEADGKNSY, from the coding sequence ATGGAAAGCATCGATCGGCTCATTAGCCAATTGGCTCTCGATAGCCAAATCCGCACAAGCGATATCCCAAAAATCGATTTGTATGTGGATCAAGTCATTCAATTATTCGAAACGGCTTTTCATGAGACGAAAAGGTATCCGGACGATAAAGTATTGACGAAAACGATGATCAATAACTACGCCAAAGGCAAGCTGTTCTATCCGGTGCAGCAAAAAAAATACACACCTGACCACATCATGCTCATCAGCTTGATTTATCAGATGAAAAGCACATTGTCCATTAACGACGTGAAAAAAGTGCTGGAAAAAGTGAACGAACAAGCACAAGCGCGAGAACTGGATTTATCTGCATTTTATGAAATATACCTGGCGCTTCAGCAGGGTAATCATGCTGCCTTTAAAGAAGAACTGGAGCGGCAGGCTGAAGCCGTCGCGAACACGCAAAGCGATGAGGGCGGGGAGCTTTCGAAAGTGCTGTTCATCGCATCGCTTGTCCATAAAAGCAATCTGTACCGGAGAGCGGCCGAAAAACTAGCCGATGAACTGGTGAGGGAGGAAGCCGATGGCAAAAATTCTTATTGA
- a CDS encoding YaiI/YqxD family protein — MAKILIDADGCPVVDMTIALAKRFEWPVLLICDTSHEMHRDGAETLTVSKGADAVDFVLVNRVKPDDIVVTQDYGLAAMVLAKRGVPIDQNGRIYDENNIEQLLHGRHVAKKIRQGGGRMKGPKKRQQADNDQFRDSLIGLLQTGKDPL; from the coding sequence ATGGCAAAAATTCTTATTGATGCAGACGGCTGTCCGGTAGTCGATATGACGATTGCGCTGGCCAAGCGTTTCGAGTGGCCGGTGCTGCTTATTTGCGATACGTCCCATGAAATGCACCGCGACGGGGCGGAGACGTTGACGGTATCGAAGGGAGCGGACGCAGTCGATTTTGTTTTGGTGAACCGTGTAAAACCTGACGATATTGTCGTCACGCAGGATTATGGGCTTGCTGCGATGGTGCTTGCAAAACGCGGAGTGCCGATCGACCAGAATGGGCGCATTTATGATGAAAATAATATTGAGCAATTGCTTCACGGGCGCCATGTCGCGAAAAAAATCCGCCAAGGTGGAGGGCGTATGAAAGGTCCGAAAAAGCGCCAACAGGCGGATAACGATCAATTTCGCGACAGTTTGATAGGTCTCTTGCAAACCGGGAAAGATCCGCTATGA
- a CDS encoding type 1 glutamine amidotransferase domain-containing protein: protein MNKIAIIVTNHQTLGNRGKKTGLWLRELTDFYHEVKDEFEVDIISPKAEKVPIDPRSLPAALINGRTRHYYLDKNIQRQLDQPLTPGQVKAADYAAIYFTGGHGTMWDFPDNEELQRMTANIYEKGGVVGAVCHGPSGLLNVRLSDGSPLLAGHLATGFSDLEEKLLGLYKDIPFSLQHEMKERGAHVQIAQLPLESCVIESGRLITGQNPASAAGVGEKMREQLNDIERYA, encoded by the coding sequence ATGAATAAAATAGCCATTATCGTGACAAATCACCAGACACTGGGAAATCGCGGCAAAAAAACCGGCTTGTGGCTGCGGGAACTGACAGATTTCTACCACGAAGTGAAAGACGAATTTGAAGTGGACATCATCAGCCCGAAAGCCGAAAAAGTACCGATCGACCCGAGAAGCCTGCCGGCAGCCTTGATCAATGGCCGGACGCGGCATTATTATTTGGACAAAAATATTCAGCGCCAACTAGACCAGCCGCTGACGCCGGGGCAAGTGAAAGCAGCCGACTACGCCGCCATTTACTTTACCGGCGGACACGGGACGATGTGGGATTTCCCGGACAATGAGGAATTGCAGCGGATGACGGCGAATATTTACGAAAAAGGCGGCGTAGTGGGAGCTGTTTGCCACGGACCCAGCGGTTTATTGAACGTTCGTCTGTCCGATGGCAGCCCGTTATTAGCCGGCCATCTGGCTACCGGCTTTTCGGATTTGGAAGAAAAGCTCCTTGGCCTCTATAAAGACATCCCGTTTTCTTTGCAGCATGAAATGAAAGAGCGAGGGGCACATGTTCAAATCGCTCAGCTTCCGCTCGAGTCTTGCGTCATTGAATCAGGACGTTTGATTACTGGACAAAATCCAGCTTCTGCAGCTGGTGTCGGTGAGAAGATGCGGGAACAGTTAAACGATATAGAGCGTTATGCGTAA
- a CDS encoding AI-2E family transporter: protein MWIRKPFFEYTAGILLLALTLYVLSKLDYIWEPIRIVIATLFAPIVIAGILYYLLRPLVRVLARHMPKIAGIGIVFAVIALALGSLVYFFGPTLIEQGKSLVDLAPEKVEEVSSESNNLLEGFEFGGISGQEISDRIYSYIQSLSSNLFENVIGLLSMLVSAAIVLVVVPFILFFLLKDDDKFIPYSVKRLPEDHKPEGKKLLKDLDETLSTFVVGQAIVAAVIGVLMYIGYLIIGLEYAFTLAVFAMFLVVVPFLGPIIGIIPAILVALLNEGLFMAFKVVLVLLVVQQLEGNLVTPNVMGNRLHVHPLTIILLLMVAGSLYGFIGILIAIPTYAVLKTLTHNFRLFYRLHKKRAISH from the coding sequence ATGTGGATCCGAAAGCCATTTTTTGAATACACCGCCGGCATCTTATTGCTTGCCCTTACTTTATACGTACTTAGCAAATTGGATTATATTTGGGAACCGATCCGCATCGTTATTGCGACGCTATTTGCGCCAATCGTCATCGCCGGTATTTTATACTACCTGCTCCGTCCTTTGGTACGGGTGCTTGCCCGCCACATGCCGAAGATCGCAGGAATCGGAATTGTTTTTGCGGTCATTGCTCTGGCCTTGGGAAGTCTTGTCTATTTTTTCGGGCCGACCTTGATTGAACAAGGCAAAAGCTTGGTGGATTTGGCGCCTGAGAAAGTGGAGGAAGTCAGTTCGGAGTCGAACAATTTATTGGAAGGATTTGAGTTTGGGGGTATTTCCGGGCAGGAGATCAGCGACCGAATTTATAGTTATATCCAAAGCCTTTCGAGTAATTTGTTTGAGAACGTCATTGGTCTCCTCAGTATGTTGGTCAGCGCAGCCATTGTTTTGGTTGTAGTGCCATTTATTTTGTTCTTCCTATTGAAAGATGATGATAAATTCATCCCTTATTCAGTGAAACGGCTTCCGGAGGATCATAAGCCGGAAGGGAAGAAATTGCTGAAAGATTTGGATGAAACTTTATCCACCTTCGTAGTAGGGCAGGCCATCGTCGCGGCGGTAATCGGCGTCTTGATGTATATCGGTTATTTGATCATCGGGCTTGAATACGCGTTTACCTTGGCTGTGTTCGCAATGTTTTTAGTAGTCGTCCCGTTTCTCGGGCCGATTATCGGGATTATCCCGGCGATATTAGTGGCGCTGTTGAACGAAGGCTTGTTTATGGCATTTAAAGTCGTGCTGGTGCTATTGGTCGTTCAGCAGCTCGAAGGAAATCTCGTCACGCCGAATGTTATGGGCAATCGTCTCCACGTACATCCCTTGACGATTATTTTGTTATTGATGGTGGCAGGTTCCTTATACGGATTTATCGGAATCTTGATTGCGATTCCGACCTATGCAGTCTTGAAGACGCTCACGCATAATTTTCGCTTGTTTTACCGGCTCCATAAAAAACGCGCCATCAGCCATTAA
- a CDS encoding transporter substrate-binding domain-containing protein: MKKWTLLALLLAVLMVLAACGDSEEEAGGGESGEGESYRVGIDTTYPPFEFEDAGEYTGIDIDLINAIAENQGFEIEFNPMDFGGIIPALQADQLDVAIAGMSITDERKEIVDFSDPYFDAGLSLVVAEDNSDITSLEDLEGKTVAVKSGTTGAQFARDNEAEYGYEISQFEDSPSMFQEVSNGNADVLLEDYPVIAYAIAESELALKTVGERLTGDQYGIAVLKGENAELLEKINAGLQELRDSGEYDEILNKYIAE; the protein is encoded by the coding sequence ATGAAGAAATGGACTTTATTAGCATTATTGCTGGCAGTTCTCATGGTACTTGCCGCGTGCGGCGATTCGGAAGAAGAAGCTGGTGGTGGCGAATCCGGTGAAGGGGAATCCTACCGCGTTGGCATCGACACGACTTATCCACCATTTGAATTTGAAGATGCGGGAGAATACACAGGAATCGATATTGATTTGATCAATGCGATTGCTGAAAACCAAGGCTTTGAAATTGAATTCAACCCAATGGATTTCGGAGGCATCATTCCAGCGCTGCAAGCTGATCAATTGGATGTAGCGATTGCGGGCATGAGTATTACTGATGAACGCAAAGAAATTGTGGATTTCTCGGATCCGTATTTCGATGCCGGTCTTTCCCTGGTTGTAGCGGAAGACAATAGCGACATTACTTCACTCGAAGACTTAGAAGGCAAGACGGTTGCTGTCAAGAGTGGAACCACTGGCGCTCAATTTGCGCGTGACAACGAAGCTGAATACGGTTATGAAATTTCCCAGTTCGAAGACAGCCCATCGATGTTCCAGGAAGTATCAAACGGCAATGCCGATGTGCTTCTTGAAGATTACCCAGTCATCGCTTATGCCATCGCAGAAAGCGAACTCGCTTTGAAAACGGTCGGCGAACGCTTGACAGGCGACCAATACGGCATCGCTGTGCTAAAAGGCGAAAATGCGGAACTGCTTGAGAAAATCAATGCAGGCTTGCAGGAGTTGCGCGATAGCGGCGAATATGACGAAATCTTAAACAAATACATCGCAGAATAA